One Campylobacter lari DNA segment encodes these proteins:
- the rplI gene encoding 50S ribosomal protein L9, with the protein MKVLLIKDVKSLGKAGEVKEVKDGYGQNFLIAKGFAKAATHEVLKQYEAEQKKKAENLRFELANLEKLKEELSKITICIAKPVGANGSLFGGVTKDEIAHALKDQKGIELDKKSLECDTIKELGVHEISAKLGHAIHAVFKLEVKGE; encoded by the coding sequence ATGAAAGTATTATTGATTAAAGATGTAAAAAGTTTAGGAAAAGCAGGAGAAGTTAAAGAAGTAAAAGATGGATATGGACAAAATTTTTTAATTGCTAAAGGTTTTGCTAAAGCTGCTACACATGAAGTTTTAAAACAGTATGAAGCAGAGCAAAAGAAAAAGGCAGAAAATTTAAGATTTGAGCTTGCAAATTTGGAAAAATTAAAAGAAGAATTATCTAAAATCACTATTTGCATAGCTAAGCCTGTAGGAGCTAATGGAAGCTTGTTTGGCGGGGTTACTAAAGATGAAATCGCTCATGCACTAAAGGATCAAAAAGGCATAGAGCTTGATAAAAAAAGCTTAGAATGTGATACTATAAAAGAACTTGGTGTGCATGAAATTTCAGCAAAATTAGGCCATGCAATTCATGCTGTGTTTAAGCTAGAAGTTAAAGGAGAATAA
- the hslV gene encoding ATP-dependent protease subunit HslV: MFHATTILAYKGKNKSVIGGDGQVSFGNTVLKNNAVKIRKLNNGKVLAGFAGSTADAFNLFDMFEKLLSSSKGDLLKAAIDFSKEWRKDKYLRKLEAMMLVLDRNHIFLLSGTGDVVEPEDGAIAAIGSGGNYALSAARALAKHSSLDEEVLVKESLQIAGEICIYTNTNIKTYVIEDDK, from the coding sequence ATGTTTCACGCAACTACAATTTTAGCTTATAAAGGTAAAAATAAGTCTGTAATTGGTGGAGATGGACAAGTAAGTTTTGGAAACACTGTTTTAAAAAACAATGCGGTTAAAATTAGAAAATTAAACAATGGGAAAGTATTGGCAGGCTTTGCAGGAAGCACTGCTGATGCTTTTAATCTTTTTGATATGTTTGAAAAACTACTTTCTAGTTCTAAGGGTGATTTATTAAAAGCTGCAATAGATTTTTCAAAAGAATGGCGTAAGGATAAATATCTAAGAAAACTTGAAGCAATGATGCTAGTATTAGATAGAAATCATATATTCTTACTTTCAGGAACTGGAGATGTAGTTGAGCCTGAAGATGGCGCTATAGCTGCTATTGGTAGTGGAGGCAACTATGCACTTTCTGCTGCAAGAGCTTTAGCTAAACACTCAAGTTTAGATGAGGAAGTATTAGTTAAAGAAAGCTTGCAAATTGCTGGTGAAATTTGCATTTATACAAATACAAATATTAAAACTTATGTAATTGAGGATGATAAATGA